The proteins below come from a single Ictalurus furcatus strain D&B chromosome 15, Billie_1.0, whole genome shotgun sequence genomic window:
- the adrm1 gene encoding proteasomal ubiquitin receptor ADRM1 isoform X3 yields MSSGALFPSLVSGSRNSSSKYLVEFRAGKMTLKGSTVTPDKRKGTVYIQQTDDSLIHFCWKDRTTGNVDDDLIIFPDDCEFKRVSQCTTGRVYVLKFKAGSKRLFFWMQEPKTDKDDEYCRKVNEYLNNPPIPGSIGSGGSGSHELSALGGGLQNLLGNMSHNQLMQLIGPTGLGGLGALASPGLASLLGSGGPASSSSASSSRSQSAAATPSSGSAARLSSTQAPTTPVTPAVTSTDSPTLTPTTPASQTSSVAAGVGSPTQPIQLSDLQSILATMNVPVMSAEGQGVDLASVVTPDVMAPILSNPDVQQRLLPYLPSGESLPQSAEEIQNTLTSPQFQQAMSMFSSALVSGQLGPLMNQFGLPSEAVDAANKGDVEAFAKAMENSSGKTEESSDPKDKKDDDEDMSLD; encoded by the exons ATGTCCTCAGGAGCACTCTTTCCCAGTCTGGTTTCGGGCTCACGTAACTCATCCAGCAAATACCTGGTGGAGTTCAGAGCAGGTAAAATGACCCTGAAGGGCAGCACAGTGACTCCGGACAAGCGCAAAGGCACGGTCTACATCCAGCAGACAGACGATTCCCTTATCCATTTCTGCTGGAAGGACAGAACCACTGGAAATGTGGATGAT GATTTGATTATCTTCCCTGATGACTGTGAGTTTAAGAGGGTGAGCCAGTGCACCACTGGACGAGTGTATGTTCTTAAATTCAAGGCAGGGTCCAAAAGGCTGTTCTTCTGGATGCAG GAGCCCAAAACGGATAAAGACGACGAATACTGTCGTAAAGTGAATGAGTATCTGAACAACCCACCGATTCCAGGTTCTATAGGCAGCGGGGGCAGTGGCAGTCATGAGCTGTCTGCATTGGGAG GTGGCCTGCAGAACCTCCTGGGCAACATGAGCCATAACCAACTCATGCAGTTGATTGGCCCAACAGGACTGG GTGGGCTTGGTGCTCTTGCAAGTCCTGGTTTGGCCAGTCTGTTAGGAAGTGGTGGTCCAGCCAGTAGCAGTTCAGCTTCCAG CTCCCGCAGCCAGTCAGCAGCTGCCACACCCTCCTCTGGATCTGCTGCTCGTTTGAGCTCTACTCAAGCTCCCACCACCCCAGTGACCCCTGCTGTGACCTCTACAGACTCCCCAACGTTGACCCCTACGACCCCAGCCTCCCAGACCTCTTCAGTGGCAGCAGGAGTAGGGAGTCCAACACAACCCATCCAGCTGAGCGACCTGCAGAGCATCTTGGCCACAATGAACGTGCCTGTCATGAGTGCAGAGGGACAGGGAG TGGACCTGGCGAGTGTGGTGACTCCTGATGTTATGGCTCCTATTTTGAGTAACCCTGATGTACAGCAGAGGCTCCTGCCGTACCTGCCTTCAGGAGAGTCACTACCACAGAGTGCTGAAGaaatccaaaacacactcacCTCACCACAGTTTCAGCAG GCTATGAGCATGTTCAGCAGTGCACTAGTGTCTGGGCAGCTCGGTCCTCTCATGAACCAGTTTGGACTGCCCTCAGAAGCAGTGGATGCAGCTAACAAAGGGG ATGTGGAGGCTTTTGCAAAGGCCATGGAGAACAGCAGTGGGAAGACGGAGGAGTCCAGTGACCCCAAAGATAAGAAGGACGATGATGAAGACATGAGTCTGGACtaa
- the adrm1 gene encoding proteasomal ubiquitin receptor ADRM1 isoform X1, whose protein sequence is MSSGALFPSLVSGSRNSSSKYLVEFRAGKMTLKGSTVTPDKRKGTVYIQQTDDSLIHFCWKDRTTGNVDDDLIIFPDDCEFKRVSQCTTGRVYVLKFKAGSKRLFFWMQEPKTDKDDEYCRKVNEYLNNPPIPGSIGSGGSGSHELSALGGEGGLQNLLGNMSHNQLMQLIGPTGLGGLGALASPGLASLLGSGGPASSSSASSSRSQSAAATPSSGSAARLSSTQAPTTPVTPAVTSTDSPTLTPTTPASQTSSVAAGVGSPTQPIQLSDLQSILATMNVPVMSAEGQGVDLASVVTPDVMAPILSNPDVQQRLLPYLPSGESLPQSAEEIQNTLTSPQFQQAMSMFSSALVSGQLGPLMNQFGLPSEAVDAANKGDVEAFAKAMENSSGKTEESSDPKDKKDDDEDMSLD, encoded by the exons ATGTCCTCAGGAGCACTCTTTCCCAGTCTGGTTTCGGGCTCACGTAACTCATCCAGCAAATACCTGGTGGAGTTCAGAGCAGGTAAAATGACCCTGAAGGGCAGCACAGTGACTCCGGACAAGCGCAAAGGCACGGTCTACATCCAGCAGACAGACGATTCCCTTATCCATTTCTGCTGGAAGGACAGAACCACTGGAAATGTGGATGAT GATTTGATTATCTTCCCTGATGACTGTGAGTTTAAGAGGGTGAGCCAGTGCACCACTGGACGAGTGTATGTTCTTAAATTCAAGGCAGGGTCCAAAAGGCTGTTCTTCTGGATGCAG GAGCCCAAAACGGATAAAGACGACGAATACTGTCGTAAAGTGAATGAGTATCTGAACAACCCACCGATTCCAGGTTCTATAGGCAGCGGGGGCAGTGGCAGTCATGAGCTGTCTGCATTGGGAG GAGAAGGTGGCCTGCAGAACCTCCTGGGCAACATGAGCCATAACCAACTCATGCAGTTGATTGGCCCAACAGGACTGG GTGGGCTTGGTGCTCTTGCAAGTCCTGGTTTGGCCAGTCTGTTAGGAAGTGGTGGTCCAGCCAGTAGCAGTTCAGCTTCCAG CTCCCGCAGCCAGTCAGCAGCTGCCACACCCTCCTCTGGATCTGCTGCTCGTTTGAGCTCTACTCAAGCTCCCACCACCCCAGTGACCCCTGCTGTGACCTCTACAGACTCCCCAACGTTGACCCCTACGACCCCAGCCTCCCAGACCTCTTCAGTGGCAGCAGGAGTAGGGAGTCCAACACAACCCATCCAGCTGAGCGACCTGCAGAGCATCTTGGCCACAATGAACGTGCCTGTCATGAGTGCAGAGGGACAGGGAG TGGACCTGGCGAGTGTGGTGACTCCTGATGTTATGGCTCCTATTTTGAGTAACCCTGATGTACAGCAGAGGCTCCTGCCGTACCTGCCTTCAGGAGAGTCACTACCACAGAGTGCTGAAGaaatccaaaacacactcacCTCACCACAGTTTCAGCAG GCTATGAGCATGTTCAGCAGTGCACTAGTGTCTGGGCAGCTCGGTCCTCTCATGAACCAGTTTGGACTGCCCTCAGAAGCAGTGGATGCAGCTAACAAAGGGG ATGTGGAGGCTTTTGCAAAGGCCATGGAGAACAGCAGTGGGAAGACGGAGGAGTCCAGTGACCCCAAAGATAAGAAGGACGATGATGAAGACATGAGTCTGGACtaa
- the adrm1 gene encoding proteasomal ubiquitin receptor ADRM1 isoform X2 — MSSGALFPSLVSGSRNSSSKYLVEFRAGKMTLKGSTVTPDKRKGTVYIQQTDDSLIHFCWKDRTTGNVDDDLIIFPDDCEFKRVSQCTTGRVYVLKFKAGSKRLFFWMQEPKTDKDDEYCRKVNEYLNNPPIPGSIGSGGSGSHELSALGEGGLQNLLGNMSHNQLMQLIGPTGLGGLGALASPGLASLLGSGGPASSSSASSSRSQSAAATPSSGSAARLSSTQAPTTPVTPAVTSTDSPTLTPTTPASQTSSVAAGVGSPTQPIQLSDLQSILATMNVPVMSAEGQGVDLASVVTPDVMAPILSNPDVQQRLLPYLPSGESLPQSAEEIQNTLTSPQFQQAMSMFSSALVSGQLGPLMNQFGLPSEAVDAANKGDVEAFAKAMENSSGKTEESSDPKDKKDDDEDMSLD; from the exons ATGTCCTCAGGAGCACTCTTTCCCAGTCTGGTTTCGGGCTCACGTAACTCATCCAGCAAATACCTGGTGGAGTTCAGAGCAGGTAAAATGACCCTGAAGGGCAGCACAGTGACTCCGGACAAGCGCAAAGGCACGGTCTACATCCAGCAGACAGACGATTCCCTTATCCATTTCTGCTGGAAGGACAGAACCACTGGAAATGTGGATGAT GATTTGATTATCTTCCCTGATGACTGTGAGTTTAAGAGGGTGAGCCAGTGCACCACTGGACGAGTGTATGTTCTTAAATTCAAGGCAGGGTCCAAAAGGCTGTTCTTCTGGATGCAG GAGCCCAAAACGGATAAAGACGACGAATACTGTCGTAAAGTGAATGAGTATCTGAACAACCCACCGATTCCAGGTTCTATAGGCAGCGGGGGCAGTGGCAGTCATGAGCTGTCTGCATTGGGAG AAGGTGGCCTGCAGAACCTCCTGGGCAACATGAGCCATAACCAACTCATGCAGTTGATTGGCCCAACAGGACTGG GTGGGCTTGGTGCTCTTGCAAGTCCTGGTTTGGCCAGTCTGTTAGGAAGTGGTGGTCCAGCCAGTAGCAGTTCAGCTTCCAG CTCCCGCAGCCAGTCAGCAGCTGCCACACCCTCCTCTGGATCTGCTGCTCGTTTGAGCTCTACTCAAGCTCCCACCACCCCAGTGACCCCTGCTGTGACCTCTACAGACTCCCCAACGTTGACCCCTACGACCCCAGCCTCCCAGACCTCTTCAGTGGCAGCAGGAGTAGGGAGTCCAACACAACCCATCCAGCTGAGCGACCTGCAGAGCATCTTGGCCACAATGAACGTGCCTGTCATGAGTGCAGAGGGACAGGGAG TGGACCTGGCGAGTGTGGTGACTCCTGATGTTATGGCTCCTATTTTGAGTAACCCTGATGTACAGCAGAGGCTCCTGCCGTACCTGCCTTCAGGAGAGTCACTACCACAGAGTGCTGAAGaaatccaaaacacactcacCTCACCACAGTTTCAGCAG GCTATGAGCATGTTCAGCAGTGCACTAGTGTCTGGGCAGCTCGGTCCTCTCATGAACCAGTTTGGACTGCCCTCAGAAGCAGTGGATGCAGCTAACAAAGGGG ATGTGGAGGCTTTTGCAAAGGCCATGGAGAACAGCAGTGGGAAGACGGAGGAGTCCAGTGACCCCAAAGATAAGAAGGACGATGATGAAGACATGAGTCTGGACtaa